One Pirellulales bacterium DNA segment encodes these proteins:
- a CDS encoding LptF/LptG family permease, translated as MLTIFDRYLIGQFFWTWLVCFISLTGLYVMIDAFGNLDDFLAYAQRTETSPLAVMGEYYLFRSLAFFDRTSGILALVAAMFTLAGLQRHQELTAILAAGISPRRAISGLILMGGGLAIVAAAGREVVLPQYREKLTRTAQDLGGKTQRKLDPRPDYWSGIILRGRGLSLDSKEILEPNFSLPRAAAATWGRTLVARTASYESGNADHPAGYRLKGVTQPVAIDKKPGWRLSSAEQVLWTAAEANWLAHDEAFVASEVAFELLVDPLSWRQYASTAELVAGLYRRGMDYGNDVRVGIHARLLQPALDVLLLLLGLPLLLRGQNRNVFLAVGWCVVVVIGFMVVVLGCQYLGSSYLISPSLGAWLPLLIFVPLTSYAGEALWE; from the coding sequence ATGTTAACAATTTTTGACCGATATTTGATCGGACAGTTTTTTTGGACGTGGCTGGTGTGCTTTATTAGCTTGACCGGGCTGTACGTCATGATCGACGCGTTTGGTAATTTGGATGATTTTTTAGCATATGCGCAACGGACCGAAACCAGTCCCCTAGCGGTGATGGGGGAATACTATCTCTTTCGGTCGTTGGCCTTTTTTGACCGGACCAGCGGGATTTTGGCGCTAGTGGCGGCCATGTTTACGTTGGCCGGTTTGCAGCGGCACCAGGAACTTACCGCGATTCTTGCGGCGGGCATCTCTCCCCGGCGGGCAATTTCCGGATTGATTTTGATGGGCGGGGGCTTGGCCATTGTGGCCGCCGCCGGACGCGAGGTCGTATTGCCGCAATATCGGGAAAAACTAACCCGCACGGCGCAAGACCTGGGGGGCAAAACACAGCGCAAGTTGGACCCGCGGCCCGATTATTGGAGCGGGATTATTTTGCGGGGGAGGGGATTATCGTTGGATTCCAAAGAGATCTTGGAGCCTAACTTTTCCCTTCCGCGGGCCGCCGCGGCGACCTGGGGCCGGACGCTCGTCGCCCGCACGGCTAGTTACGAGTCGGGGAACGCCGACCATCCCGCGGGCTATCGTTTAAAGGGTGTAACCCAGCCTGTGGCGATAGACAAAAAGCCGGGATGGCGGTTGTCCAGCGCCGAGCAAGTTCTTTGGACCGCGGCGGAAGCAAACTGGCTGGCGCACGATGAGGCGTTTGTGGCCAGCGAAGTCGCCTTTGAGCTATTGGTCGATCCACTCAGTTGGCGGCAGTATGCCTCGACCGCGGAGTTGGTCGCCGGATTGTATCGGCGGGGGATGGACTACGGAAACGATGTGCGCGTGGGGATTCACGCGCGGTTGCTGCAACCCGCACTGGATGTGCTGCTGTTGCTTTTGGGCCTGCCGCTCCTGCTGCGAGGGCAAAACCGTAACGTCTTTCTGGCCGTGGGCTGGTGCGTGGTGGTTGTGATCGGGTTTATGGTGGTGGTGCTGGGCTGCCAGTACCTGGGGAGCAGCTATTTGATCAGTCCGTCGTTGGGGGCGTGGCTACCTCTGCTGATTTTTGTGCCACTGACGTCGTATGCGGGTGAGGCGCTGTGGGAGTAA
- a CDS encoding biotin/lipoyl-binding protein, whose protein sequence is MPTLADSLSSSTARALAVKRRPDLVVKQSRYQGSLYWIVKDPLGLAYFRFQEEEFAILNMLDGRTSLDEMKRRFEKQFAPQKITLDELGRLIGMLHRSHLVIADLPGQGPQLLKRHKDRQWRELWGKFANILAIRFKGIDPERILTALLPWFGWLFTWYGAVIVLGTAISALLLVLVQFDQFQSKLPTFHEFFAARNWFWLGLALAVTKIFHEFGHGLSCKKFGGECHEMGAMLLVFTPCLYCNVSDSWMLPSKWQRAMIGAAGMYVELFIAGLATFGWWFSQPGLFNFLCLSTMFVSSVSTVMFNANPLMRYDGYYILSDLAEIPNLRQKATTILGRKLGVWCLGLKEQDDPFLPQRNQWFFALYSVAATVYLWIVSISILFFLYHVFEGNGLRVLGQLLALASFASLLVMPMWNLYKFFSAPGRMEQVKAKNVTITGFILAGVIGAIVLIPLPYRVFSSVEVHPSRAHPVYVEVSGEIVEVFVNEGDRVTPGTKLAQLKNEKLELDINELEQKTEDLRKRFQSLLRERHDPRSSAGNEIATIRKQLEVAEQQLELKLQDLDRLILVADVAGTIISPPALPEPPVDEDGKLPGWSGTPLQAKNRGAVLEMATLFCLIGNPQELEAIMVIDQTEVDFVRPGQAVEIKLDSLPHEMLSSTLESISSSRVTAISRANSVKTGGEIETQTDQKGIERPISTSYEAKARFDDSRSLLLPGMRGRARIHADPQTLGQRALRLVLQTLNFKL, encoded by the coding sequence ATGCCCACGCTCGCCGACAGTTTGTCTTCTAGCACCGCGCGGGCGTTGGCTGTAAAACGACGGCCAGACTTGGTGGTCAAGCAGTCCCGTTACCAGGGGAGCTTGTACTGGATTGTCAAGGATCCGCTGGGGCTGGCGTATTTTCGCTTTCAAGAGGAAGAATTTGCGATTTTGAACATGCTCGACGGGCGAACCAGCCTGGACGAGATGAAGCGCCGCTTCGAAAAACAGTTTGCCCCGCAAAAAATCACGCTGGACGAGCTGGGCCGTCTGATCGGCATGTTGCATCGCAGCCATTTAGTCATTGCCGATCTGCCGGGGCAGGGGCCACAACTGCTCAAACGGCACAAGGATCGCCAATGGCGCGAACTGTGGGGCAAATTCGCCAATATTCTGGCAATTCGGTTCAAAGGGATCGACCCCGAGAGGATCTTAACCGCGCTATTGCCCTGGTTTGGGTGGCTCTTTACCTGGTACGGGGCGGTCATTGTCCTGGGAACCGCGATATCCGCGCTTTTGTTGGTGCTTGTCCAGTTTGATCAATTTCAAAGTAAGCTACCGACCTTTCACGAATTTTTTGCCGCGCGCAACTGGTTTTGGCTGGGCTTGGCGCTGGCGGTGACCAAAATTTTTCACGAGTTTGGCCACGGTTTGTCCTGTAAAAAGTTTGGCGGCGAATGCCACGAAATGGGGGCCATGCTCTTGGTCTTTACCCCGTGCCTGTATTGCAATGTCTCGGACTCGTGGATGCTCCCTAGTAAATGGCAGCGGGCGATGATTGGCGCGGCGGGGATGTATGTGGAGCTATTTATCGCCGGGCTGGCCACGTTTGGCTGGTGGTTTAGCCAGCCGGGGTTGTTTAATTTTCTTTGCCTGAGCACGATGTTTGTCAGCTCCGTTAGTACCGTCATGTTTAACGCCAATCCCCTCATGCGATACGACGGTTACTACATTTTGTCGGATCTGGCGGAAATCCCCAATCTCCGCCAAAAAGCCACCACCATTCTGGGCCGCAAGCTGGGCGTGTGGTGCCTGGGATTAAAGGAACAGGACGACCCGTTTTTGCCCCAGCGTAATCAATGGTTTTTTGCCCTGTATAGCGTCGCCGCCACGGTTTATCTGTGGATTGTGTCCATTTCCATTCTGTTCTTTTTGTATCATGTATTTGAAGGGAACGGCCTGCGGGTGCTGGGCCAATTGCTGGCGTTGGCGTCGTTCGCCAGTTTGCTGGTCATGCCAATGTGGAATTTATACAAGTTCTTTTCCGCGCCGGGGAGGATGGAGCAAGTGAAGGCTAAAAATGTCACGATTACCGGATTCATCTTGGCTGGAGTGATCGGCGCGATTGTGCTGATTCCGCTGCCATACCGCGTGTTTAGCTCGGTGGAGGTCCATCCCAGCCGCGCCCATCCGGTGTATGTGGAGGTAAGCGGGGAAATCGTGGAGGTTTTTGTCAATGAAGGGGACCGCGTCACTCCGGGAACTAAATTGGCCCAACTCAAGAATGAAAAGCTGGAGTTGGATATCAATGAATTGGAGCAAAAAACCGAAGACCTGCGCAAGCGGTTCCAATCGCTCCTACGCGAAAGACACGATCCGCGCTCGAGCGCGGGAAATGAAATTGCCACCATTCGCAAGCAATTGGAGGTCGCCGAACAACAATTAGAATTAAAATTGCAAGACTTGGACCGTTTGATCCTGGTGGCGGATGTGGCGGGAACGATTATTTCTCCCCCCGCTCTCCCCGAACCCCCCGTTGACGAGGATGGCAAGCTTCCCGGCTGGTCGGGTACCCCCCTCCAAGCCAAAAATCGCGGGGCCGTCCTGGAAATGGCCACGCTCTTTTGCTTGATCGGCAACCCCCAAGAATTAGAAGCCATCATGGTGATCGACCAGACCGAGGTCGATTTTGTCCGTCCCGGCCAAGCCGTCGAGATCAAGCTGGACTCGCTGCCGCATGAAATGTTATCCAGCACGCTGGAAAGTATTTCCAGTTCTAGGGTTACGGCAATATCACGGGCCAATAGCGTCAAAACCGGGGGAGAAATCGAAACTCAGACCGACCAAAAAGGGATCG